One Solanum lycopersicum chromosome 2, SLM_r2.1 genomic region harbors:
- the LOC112940012 gene encoding squalene epoxidase 3-like, whose translation MLLINTNNFYHAFSLVFSKHKFPLSAASPPPPKSSFSQASDSITKNKLKLPLVSLTKSLPNTQFDLIQSEKMVNFMMDKYIVPSFVVSLLGFLLLYVLRPRTPNYKKMDLKSTRKCETHNVISRKLEKGTDADVIIVGAGVAGAALAHTLAKEGRNVHVIERDLTEPDRIVGELLQPGGYLKLIELGIEDCVEDIDAQRVVGYALFKDGKSTNVSYPLKNFHSDVAGRSFHNGRFIQKMREKAATLPNVRLEQGTVTSLIEENGSIKGVQYKTKAGQELKAHAPLTVVCDGCFSNLRRSLCDPKVDVPSCFVGLVLELENDRLPYPNHGHVILADPSPILFYPISSTEIRCLVDVPGQKLPSLANGDMANYLKTMVAPQVPPELRDAFLSAIDKGHIKTMPNRSMPAAPYPTPGALLLGDSFNMRHPLTGGGMTVALSDIAVLRNLLMPLQDLNDADELCKYLESFYTLRKPVASTINTLAGALYKVFCASPDQARREMRDACFDYLSLGGTCSTGPVALLSGLDPNPMSLVLHFFAVAVYGVGRLLVPFPSPKKLWIGAKLILSASGIIFPIIKAEGIRQMFFPTTIPAYHRAPPVKTESD comes from the exons ATGCTTCTTATAAATACAAACAATTTCTACCATGCTTTCTCCCTCGTTTTCTCCAAACACAAATTTCCTCTATCTGCAGCCTCTCCTCCACCACCCAAATCATCATTTTCTCAGGCCTCTGATTCAATTACAAAGAACAAATTGAAGTTACCTTTGGTTTCTTTGACCAAATCTTTGCCAAATACACAATTTGATCTTATTCAGAGCGAGAAAATGGTGAATTTCATGATGGATAAGTATATTGTTCCCAGTTTTGTTGTTTCTCTATTGGGGTTCCTTCTTCTTTATGTTTTGCGACCAAGAACCCCCaattataagaaaatggatCTTAAATCTACCCGAAAATGTGAAACCCACAACGTAATTTCTAGAAAATTGGAGAAAGGGACCGATGCCGATGTTATAATTGTTGGAGCTGGGGTTGCTGGTGCTGCTCTTGCTCATACCCTTGCTAAG GAAGGACGAAATGTTCACGTCATCGAAAGGGATTTGACAGAGCCGGACCGGATTGTTGGCGAATTGCTTCAGCCTGGGGGTTATCTTAAATTGATTGAGTTGGGCATTGAAG ATTGTGTTGAGGATATTGATGCCCAGCGGGTGGTTGGATATGCTCTTTTCAAGGATGGAAAGAGCACAAATGTTTCCTATCCCTTGAAAAACTTCCATTCGGATGTGGCTGGGAGAAGCTTTCACAATGGGCGCTTCATACAGAAGATGAGAGAAAAAGCAGCTACTCTTCCCAA TGTACGATTGGAACAAGGCACCGTAACATCCCTGATTGAAGAAAATGGATCCATTAAGGGTGTTCAGTACAAAACTAAGGCTGGCCAAGAACTTAAAGCACATGCTCCTCTTACAGTAGTTTGTGATGGGTGCTTCTCAAACTTGCGACGCTCGCTTTGTGACCCTAAG GTTGATGTTCCCTCTTGCTTTGTTGGTCTGGTATTGGAATTGGAGAATGATCGACTTCCATACCCAAACCATGGGCATGTTATTCTGGCAGATCCTTCTCCCATCTTATTTTATCCTATCAGTAGCACGGAAATTCGCTGCTTGGTCGATGTACCTGGTCAAAAGCTTCCTTCTCTTGCTAATGGTGATATGGcaaattatttgaaaactatGGTAGCTCCCCAG GTACCACCTGAGCTACGTGATGCGTTTCTATCTGCAATTGATAAGGGGCATATTAAAACTATGCCAAACAGGAGCATGCCAGCTGCTCCCTATCCTACACCTGGAGCTCTGTTGCTAGGCGATTCTTTCAACATGCGCCATCCATTAACTGGTGGGGGAATGACTGTTGCGCTTTCAGACATTGCAGTATTAAGGAATCTTCTTATGCCATTGCAAGACCTGAATGACGCAGATGAGTTGTGTAAATATCTGGAGTCATTTTATACTTTGCGCAAG CCAGTGGCTTCCACCATAAATACTTTGGCTGGAGCTCTGTATAAGGTGTTCTGTGCTTCTCCTGATCAAGCGAGGAGGGAGATGCGAGATGCGTGTTTTGACTATTTGAGCCTTGGAGGCACTTGTTCAACTGGACCTGTAGCTCTACTCTCTGGTCTTGATCCTAATCCAATGAGCTTGGTGCTCCATTTCTTTGCAGTGGCCGTTTATGGAGTTGGTCGTTTACTTGTACCTTTTCCTTCTCCAAAGAAGTTGTGGATCGGAGCTAAATTAATATTG tCTGCATCAGGCATCATATTTCCCATCATAAAGGCAGAAGGGATCCGGCAAATGTTCTTTCCAACAACAATACCAGCATATCACAGAGCTCCTCCCGTGAAGACGGAGTCAGATTAA
- the LOC112940919 gene encoding 1-aminocyclopropane-1-carboxylate synthase 3-like → MKLLSKKAMCNSHGQDSSYFLGWEEYQKNPYDEIRNPKGIIQMGLAENQLSFDLLESWLTLNPDASAFKRNGHSIFRELSLFQDYHGLPAFKDALVQFMSEIRGNKVSFDSNKLVLTAGATSANETLMFCLADPGHAFLLPTPYYPGFDRDLKWRTGAEIVPIQCTSSNGFRITESALEEAYTEAERRNLRVKGVLVTNPSNPLGTTLTKKELQLLLTFVSTKQIHLISDEIYSGTVFNSPKFVSVMEVLIENNYMYTDVWDRVHIVYSLSKDLGLPGFRVGAIYSNDDRVVSAATKMSSFGLISSQTQYLLSALLSDKKFTKNYVSENQKRLKKRHEMLVGGLKQIGIRCLESNAGLFCWVDMRHLLSSNTFDGEMELWKKIVYEVGLNISAGSSCHCTEPGWFRACFANMSEDTLNIAIQRLKAFVDSRVNNKDDIQNQQQCSNKKKSFSKWVFRLSFNERQRER, encoded by the exons ATGAAGCTTTTATCGAAGAAAGCCATGTGTAACTCACATGGACAAGATTCTTCCTACTTTCTAGGATGGGAAGAGTATCAGAAAAACCCATATGATGAAATTCGTAATCCTAAAGGAATCATTCAGATGGGTCTCGCAGAGAATCAGCTCTCTTTCGATTTATTAGAGTCATGGCTTACTCTAAATCCAGATGCATCTGCATTTAAGAGAAATGGCCACTCAATATTTAGAGAGCTTTCCTTATTTCAAGATTACCATGGTCTTCCAGCTTTCAAAGAT GCATTGGTTCAATTCATGTCTGAAATCAGAGGAAACAAAGTAAGCTTTGATTCAAATAAGCTTGTACTTACAGCTGGTGCTACTTCTGCAAATGAGACACTCATGTTTTGCCTCGCTGATCCTGGCCATGCTTTTCTCCTTCCCACTCCATACTACCCTGG ATTTGATAGAGACTTAAAATGGAGAACAGGAGCTGAGATTGTTCCAATACAATGCACAAGTTCAAACGGATTTAGAATCACAGAATCAGCTCTTGAAGAAGCTTATACAGAAGCCGAAAGGCGAAACCTTAGAGTGAAAGGGGTTTTAGTCACTAACCCTTCGAATCCATTAGGCACAACATTAACCAAAAAAGAACTCCAACTTCTTCTTACCTTCGTATCTACAAAACAAATCCATCTCATCAGTGATGAGATATATTCTGGCACTGTTTTTAACTCACCTAAATTCGTCAGTGTCATGGAAGTACTAATCGAAAACAACTACATGTACACTGATGTATGGGATAGAGTTCACATAGTCTATAGTCTTTCGAAAGATTTGGGACTTCCAGGATTTCGAGTTGGTGCCATTTATTCCAACGACGATAGGGTCGTCTCTGCAGCCACAAAAATGTCTAGTTTTGGATTAATTTCATCTCAAACTCAATACCTTCTTTCTGCTTTGCTATCAGACAAAAAGTTCACGAAAAATTACGTGTCTGAAAATCAAAAGAGGCTGAAAAAACGACATGAAATGCTAGTTGGTGGTCTTAAACAAATTGGAATAAGGTGCCTTGAGAGCAATGCTGGGTTGTTTTGTTGGGTGGATATGAGACATCTTTTAAGTTCAAACACATTTGATGGAGAAATGGAATTATGGAAGAAAATAGTGTACGAAGTAGGGCTAAATATTTCAGCTGGATCGTCATGCCATTGTACAGAACCGGGTTGGTTTCGTGCATGTTTTGCTAACATGTCAGAAGATACGTTAAATATCGCCATACAACGTTTGAAGGCTTTTGTTGATTCAAGGGTTAATAACAAGGATGATATTCAAAATCAGCAGCAGTGTTCTAATAAGAAGAAGTCATTTTCCAAATGGGTTTTTCGACTATCGTTCAATGAACGTCAAAGAGAACGATAG